A genomic segment from Candidatus Babeliales bacterium encodes:
- a CDS encoding S41 family peptidase, translated as MKAIVTRLYRITILFVLLVCLHSSDISAGAAVIKPTATQSIKIDIKQEEKISISFDEAIFNWVRVLAEVLQATGQKHYKVADPETCMIKAIDAFLTFLDPHSNFLDPKTYKAILESTSGEFFGIGIVIDNTRQQKDKFLLIIDTIAEGPSDLAGVKALDKIVEIDGQSLEGMTTEEATLKLKGERNTTVHVKILRDNHPDIISLDIKRDIIKEQNSLCFYIEEHNVYYVSLSSFTETAATQIETLLKKAQQKPYKGLILDLRNNSGGLLTSAIDIAGLFLEKGSEVVSTKNKFDKVTERYTTNRQPSTNNAPPIFILINNYTASAAEILAGCLMLHSNQYAKAAGDKKQKQLMVFLVGTRTFGKGSVQEVIPVSNNCAMKITTSLYFLPFNTAIQGLGIEPDFDIQRRQPPTDQMIWFNQFYGSERALTNSIKSPDQKDQTDQEKKKKTDKKADVQKTWSERAKEALLKDNQFRETLSLINIFDAIQTYSPERVATRPKAVEYMSSLYVTSEKINLTEIKI; from the coding sequence ATGAAAGCGATAGTAACTCGTTTATATCGTATAACAATCTTATTTGTTCTATTGGTATGCCTACACTCATCTGATATATCCGCAGGCGCGGCGGTCATTAAACCCACAGCGACCCAATCAATAAAAATAGACATCAAACAAGAAGAAAAAATCTCAATATCTTTTGATGAAGCTATTTTTAACTGGGTACGCGTTCTTGCGGAAGTCCTACAAGCTACTGGCCAAAAACATTATAAAGTTGCTGATCCTGAAACATGCATGATCAAAGCAATCGATGCATTTTTAACATTCCTTGACCCCCATTCAAATTTTTTAGATCCAAAAACATACAAAGCAATACTAGAAAGCACCTCCGGTGAGTTTTTTGGTATTGGCATCGTTATCGATAACACTCGCCAACAAAAAGACAAATTCCTGTTAATCATCGACACCATAGCAGAAGGACCTTCTGATCTAGCAGGCGTAAAAGCACTTGATAAAATTGTAGAAATCGATGGTCAATCTTTGGAGGGAATGACCACCGAGGAAGCAACCTTAAAACTAAAAGGTGAACGCAACACCACTGTTCATGTTAAAATATTACGTGATAACCACCCTGATATTATATCTCTGGACATCAAGCGAGATATTATTAAAGAACAAAACTCTCTCTGTTTTTATATTGAAGAACATAATGTCTATTACGTATCACTGAGCAGCTTTACTGAAACCGCCGCAACCCAAATCGAAACCCTACTCAAAAAAGCGCAACAAAAACCGTACAAAGGACTCATTCTCGATCTCAGAAATAACTCTGGCGGACTGCTTACTTCTGCGATAGACATTGCAGGACTATTTTTAGAAAAAGGAAGCGAAGTAGTATCCACAAAAAACAAATTCGATAAGGTAACTGAACGATATACAACCAATAGGCAACCATCAACCAATAATGCTCCTCCTATCTTCATTCTGATTAACAACTACACAGCATCAGCAGCAGAAATTTTAGCAGGATGCCTCATGTTACATTCTAATCAATACGCAAAAGCCGCTGGGGATAAAAAACAGAAACAATTGATGGTCTTTTTAGTGGGAACTCGTACGTTTGGTAAAGGATCAGTGCAAGAAGTGATACCAGTCAGTAATAACTGCGCAATGAAAATAACCACATCGCTCTACTTCTTACCATTTAACACCGCAATCCAAGGCCTTGGCATTGAACCTGACTTTGACATCCAACGCAGACAGCCTCCAACAGACCAAATGATCTGGTTTAACCAGTTCTATGGCAGCGAGCGGGCACTTACCAACTCTATAAAGTCGCCTGACCAAAAAGATCAAACAGACCAAGAGAAAAAGAAAAAAACTGACAAAAAAGCCGATGTCCAAAAAACGTGGTCAGAACGGGCCAAAGAAGCACTTTTAAAAGATAATCAATTCAGAGAGACCCTCAGTTTGATCAATATATTCGATGCCATTCAGACTTACAGCCCCGAACGAGTAGCCACGCGGCCCAAGGCTGTTGAATATATGTCAAGCCTGTATGTTACCAGCGAAAAGATTAACCTTACGGAAATAAAGATATAA
- the lysS gene encoding lysine--tRNA ligase → MDNQIKKNNVIDEPRNEHDISNEHAIRLEKIKTMRAQGLEPWPAGKEVTATCKDVIDEFDHQAEKKQYAIAGRILAFREHGKTAFANIQDQTGRLQIYLRQDELGAETFEQLKHLVDIGDIIWVSGVSFRTKMGEITLKASSYALLSKCLHPLPEKFHGLADIETIYRQRYLDLISNQESKSRFIARSKVIRTLRNLFDTNGYLEVETPMLHPIPGGAAAKPFTTHHNALDTTLYLRIAPELYLKRLVVGGLERVYEINRNFRNEGISTRHNPEFTMVEFYTAYKDYHYAMDFTEQLIRAAAMESNGKLQLPFGDREIDFQSPFLRLSMRDAVKQYGNISDADLSDAQIDATLKKHGIVLPVPVQHASWGQKLYGLFETLVESKLIQPTFIIQFPIEVSPLSKRDETDKNMAARFELFIGGMEISNGFNELNDPFDQADRFKQQVESREAGDAEAHHYDADYVHALEYGLPPTAGVGIGIDRLVMLLTNTTSIKDVILFPTLKQRHE, encoded by the coding sequence ATGGATAATCAAATAAAAAAAAATAATGTGATAGATGAACCCCGCAACGAGCATGACATCTCTAATGAACATGCTATTCGTCTTGAAAAAATAAAAACGATGCGTGCGCAAGGGTTAGAGCCGTGGCCTGCAGGCAAAGAGGTGACAGCCACGTGTAAAGATGTGATTGATGAATTTGATCACCAAGCGGAAAAAAAGCAGTATGCAATTGCAGGAAGAATTTTAGCATTTCGTGAGCATGGTAAAACGGCATTTGCTAACATTCAAGATCAGACAGGTCGCTTGCAGATATATCTGCGGCAGGATGAACTCGGAGCAGAGACTTTTGAGCAACTCAAGCATTTGGTGGACATTGGCGATATTATCTGGGTTTCTGGAGTATCATTCAGAACTAAAATGGGTGAAATAACATTAAAAGCATCGTCGTATGCACTATTAAGTAAATGTTTGCATCCGCTTCCTGAAAAATTTCATGGCCTTGCTGATATAGAGACCATTTATCGACAACGATATTTAGATTTGATTAGTAATCAAGAAAGTAAAAGTCGTTTTATTGCACGATCAAAAGTAATCAGAACGCTGCGGAATTTATTTGATACTAATGGGTATTTGGAAGTTGAAACGCCAATGTTACACCCAATTCCTGGTGGTGCAGCTGCAAAACCATTTACTACGCATCATAACGCGCTTGATACCACGTTATATTTACGGATAGCTCCGGAATTATATTTAAAACGACTGGTTGTTGGCGGTTTAGAACGGGTATATGAGATTAATCGTAATTTTAGAAACGAAGGAATTTCAACACGGCATAATCCTGAATTTACGATGGTCGAATTTTATACAGCATACAAAGATTATCATTATGCAATGGATTTTACTGAGCAGTTGATCCGCGCTGCGGCGATGGAATCAAATGGAAAGTTGCAGTTACCGTTTGGTGATCGTGAGATAGATTTTCAGTCACCATTTTTGCGATTGAGTATGCGCGATGCGGTAAAACAGTACGGTAATATCTCTGATGCTGATCTATCCGATGCGCAGATTGATGCAACGCTTAAAAAACATGGCATTGTTCTGCCGGTACCGGTTCAGCACGCATCATGGGGACAAAAATTGTATGGCTTGTTTGAAACATTAGTTGAAAGCAAATTGATACAGCCGACATTCATCATTCAATTTCCGATTGAGGTTTCGCCACTTTCAAAGCGTGATGAAACGGATAAAAATATGGCAGCGCGATTTGAGTTGTTTATCGGTGGTATGGAAATCAGTAATGGATTTAATGAGCTGAATGACCCGTTTGATCAGGCCGATCGTTTTAAACAACAAGTTGAATCACGAGAAGCGGGTGACGCAGAGGCGCATCATTATGATGCTGATTACGTACATGCGTTAGAGTATGGGCTACCACCAACTGCGGGTGTGGGTATCGGCATTGATCGGTTGGTGATGTTGCTCACCAATACAACGTCCATTAAAGATGTAATTTTATTTCCGACATTAAAACAGCGACATGAATAA
- a CDS encoding TraR/DksA family transcriptional regulator: MSDKRDVNPAVNDLELIKQQLMEKKAEIEQEMVLLNEEKFSDDQVQDVADQALTSTMESLKSSFQNSKIDEYKRVIKALDMIKEGVYGICADCEQVISPKRLQSFPNATRCIVCQELFEETGDQYE; this comes from the coding sequence GTGAGTGATAAAAGAGATGTTAATCCAGCAGTTAACGATTTAGAATTAATTAAACAGCAGTTGATGGAAAAAAAAGCAGAGATTGAGCAGGAGATGGTACTGTTGAATGAAGAAAAGTTTTCTGATGATCAGGTACAGGATGTGGCCGATCAGGCCCTGACCTCAACTATGGAAAGTTTAAAAAGTTCATTTCAAAACAGCAAGATTGATGAGTATAAACGTGTCATAAAGGCCCTTGATATGATTAAAGAGGGGGTTTACGGTATCTGTGCTGATTGTGAGCAGGTTATATCTCCTAAGCGCTTGCAGTCATTTCCTAATGCTACTCGTTGTATTGTTTGCCAAGAGCTCTTTGAAGAGACGGGAGATCAGTACGAATAG
- a CDS encoding heavy metal-binding domain-containing protein has product MKINVNMITTTFDLPGYRIVQSCGIIRGISVRSAGAVGGFVAGLQSLWAQKNKTFTAMCEKTRSEAFDLLIEHAQELGANAIIGVRFDANEVNTVTTEILAYGTAVIVEKI; this is encoded by the coding sequence ATGAAAATCAATGTAAATATGATTACAACAACGTTTGATCTTCCTGGATATAGAATTGTTCAATCTTGTGGGATAATACGCGGTATTTCAGTCCGGTCTGCAGGCGCGGTAGGGGGTTTTGTAGCTGGATTGCAATCTTTGTGGGCTCAGAAGAATAAGACGTTTACTGCCATGTGTGAAAAAACAAGAAGTGAGGCATTTGATTTACTCATTGAGCATGCACAAGAACTAGGAGCAAACGCTATCATTGGAGTGCGATTTGATGCTAATGAAGTCAACACTGTTACAACAGAAATCCTTGCGTATGGCACAGCGGTGATTGTAGAAAAGATTTGA
- a CDS encoding septum formation initiator family protein has protein sequence MSDINTGSNGMIKIKKRMVPYIILSVELIVFLGMYIAGVNGFITLYGLKADNEQYKKTVEVLEQEVASLEKQLRDFNSERFYKEKIAREELQMARPGEIIYYLK, from the coding sequence ATGTCTGATATTAATACGGGAAGTAATGGTATGATTAAGATTAAAAAACGGATGGTTCCCTATATTATTTTGTCTGTAGAGTTAATTGTTTTTTTAGGAATGTATATTGCGGGAGTGAATGGCTTTATTACTTTATATGGGTTGAAGGCAGACAATGAACAGTATAAAAAAACAGTAGAAGTCCTAGAGCAGGAGGTAGCGTCCCTTGAGAAACAGTTACGAGATTTTAATTCTGAAAGATTTTATAAAGAGAAAATTGCGCGAGAAGAGTTGCAAATGGCTCGTCCTGGAGAGATCATTTATTACTTGAAGTAA
- a CDS encoding superoxide dismutase produces the protein MAYILPPLPYEYGALEPYIDAQTMEIHHDMHHAGYIAKLEAALKDYPDLAQKPVAELLQTLPALPESIRTAVRNNGGGHYNHSFFWTLMKKNGGGNPVGTVSQKITADFGTFAAFQNTFNTAAQTVFGSGWAWLCLDKTGKLVVISTPNQDAPISQGLHPILGLDVWEHAYYLKYQNRRPSYIDAWWHVINWEQVEQNYDEIVR, from the coding sequence ATGGCATATATATTACCACCGTTACCGTATGAATATGGAGCTCTTGAGCCATATATTGACGCACAGACAATGGAAATTCACCATGACATGCATCATGCAGGATATATTGCTAAGTTAGAAGCAGCGCTAAAAGATTATCCTGATCTTGCGCAAAAACCGGTGGCGGAACTGTTGCAAACATTACCGGCGTTGCCAGAATCAATTCGCACTGCGGTACGTAATAATGGTGGTGGACATTATAATCACTCATTTTTTTGGACTCTCATGAAAAAAAATGGTGGTGGTAATCCGGTAGGTACTGTTTCTCAAAAAATAACCGCAGATTTTGGTACGTTTGCGGCATTTCAAAATACATTTAATACAGCCGCGCAAACGGTATTTGGTAGCGGTTGGGCCTGGTTGTGTCTTGATAAAACGGGCAAGTTGGTAGTTATTTCTACGCCGAATCAAGATGCGCCGATCTCACAAGGATTGCATCCTATTTTGGGGTTGGATGTTTGGGAGCATGCGTATTATTTGAAATATCAAAATCGACGTCCATCATATATTGATGCGTGGTGGCATGTGATTAATTGGGAACAAGTTGAGCAAAATTATGATGAGATAGTGAGATAA
- a CDS encoding family 1 glycosylhydrolase, with amino-acid sequence MKQSILFFCLLQSLTNNAESPFFTRKEQGVHYPHGFLKGVASSTYQNGGHNYWESLGYRPKSNWTWFENNFHARFILNRERQGGTSICFKSDSPIDRGERVGTSADGWNRMFDDIQLIKDLNCNAYRFEIPWTDLNPQQGVWNEEAFDFFDRYIDALRDAGIEPIVTLYHWVHPLWFHKLKAWEKEENIIHFVRYCQEVFKRFGHKVTYWCTINEPTVVSVCGYIIGSHAPGKKDYASMLRPFCNDYLLYPFSHNYVLAGTVLGNLFKAHIEVYETLKVMPHGEQANISIIHQMAHFQPKIKGGINSVLNPISRMLAKQFNKNFAHKVFMRFFTTGHFVYDVPGDNPIKFVDKRAPHSLDFLGLNFYADMFFGPGPEPKEDEEMTDMTVWSIRPQAIYNAIKELSQLHVPIIITENGICDAKDDRREKWIIGYNNAVEQAIRDGYDVRGYCYWSLLDNYEWNMGHNKKFGLYAVNTLSNNLAQKDRILRKGSYAYRDYVQVDPA; translated from the coding sequence ATGAAACAATCAATTCTCTTTTTTTGTCTATTGCAATCATTAACCAATAACGCCGAAAGTCCTTTTTTCACCAGAAAAGAACAAGGAGTCCATTATCCTCACGGATTTTTAAAAGGAGTGGCCTCTTCAACATACCAAAATGGTGGACATAATTATTGGGAGTCCCTTGGATATAGGCCAAAAAGTAATTGGACCTGGTTTGAAAATAATTTTCATGCACGATTTATTCTCAATCGCGAGCGCCAAGGCGGAACATCGATCTGTTTTAAAAGCGATAGTCCTATCGACCGTGGCGAACGAGTTGGCACTTCTGCTGATGGCTGGAATCGCATGTTTGATGACATCCAACTTATTAAAGATCTAAACTGCAATGCCTACCGCTTTGAAATACCATGGACAGATCTCAACCCGCAGCAAGGAGTATGGAACGAAGAAGCATTTGATTTTTTTGATAGATACATTGATGCATTGCGCGATGCTGGCATTGAACCAATCGTCACTCTATACCACTGGGTGCATCCGCTTTGGTTTCATAAACTAAAAGCATGGGAAAAAGAAGAAAATATCATCCACTTTGTCCGCTACTGCCAGGAAGTATTTAAACGATTTGGACACAAAGTCACCTACTGGTGCACCATCAATGAACCGACCGTGGTTAGCGTATGCGGATATATAATCGGATCACATGCGCCAGGTAAAAAAGATTATGCTTCTATGTTGCGACCATTTTGTAACGATTATTTATTATACCCATTCTCTCATAATTATGTTTTAGCCGGTACCGTTTTAGGCAATTTATTTAAAGCTCACATAGAAGTATATGAAACGTTAAAAGTAATGCCACATGGTGAGCAAGCAAACATTAGTATTATACATCAGATGGCCCACTTTCAACCGAAAATAAAGGGCGGCATTAACAGCGTGCTTAATCCAATTAGCCGCATGCTTGCAAAACAATTTAACAAAAATTTTGCTCATAAAGTTTTTATGCGATTCTTTACCACAGGACATTTTGTTTATGACGTCCCTGGAGATAATCCTATAAAATTTGTAGATAAACGCGCTCCCCATTCACTCGATTTTCTTGGTCTTAACTTTTATGCAGACATGTTCTTTGGCCCTGGTCCAGAGCCGAAAGAAGATGAAGAAATGACCGATATGACCGTGTGGTCCATCCGTCCGCAAGCTATCTACAATGCCATCAAAGAACTTTCCCAGCTCCATGTTCCCATCATCATCACGGAAAATGGCATCTGTGATGCAAAAGATGATCGGCGTGAAAAATGGATCATTGGATATAATAACGCAGTAGAACAAGCAATCAGAGATGGTTATGATGTACGCGGTTACTGTTACTGGTCACTGCTTGATAACTATGAATGGAATATGGGGCATAACAAGAAATTTGGATTGTACGCTGTGAATACCCTCAGCAATAATCTGGCGCAAAAAGATCGGATATTGCGCAAAGGATCTTATGCATATCGTGATTATGTGCAGGTAGATCCTGCGTAA
- a CDS encoding YbjQ family protein, producing MKIGLPMITTTFDLPGYRAVQSLGVVRGISVRSPGVVGSFVAGWQSIWSQNNKTFTAMCEKTRSEAFDLLIEHAQELGANAIIGVRFDANEVNTVTTEILAYGQR from the coding sequence ATGAAAATTGGTTTACCTATGATTACAACAACGTTTGATCTTCCTGGATATAGAGCTGTGCAATCTCTTGGGGTAGTGCGCGGTATCTCAGTGCGGTCGCCTGGTGTAGTCGGTAGTTTTGTAGCAGGGTGGCAATCTATATGGTCTCAAAACAATAAGACATTTACTGCCATGTGTGAAAAAACAAGAAGTGAGGCATTTGATTTACTCATTGAGCATGCACAAGAACTAGGAGCAAACGCTATCATTGGAGTACGATTTGATGCTAATGAAGTCAACACTGTTACAACAGAAATCCTTGCGTATGGCCAGCGGTGA
- a CDS encoding WD40 repeat domain-containing protein, whose translation MNHTITYAIFAALSITCSIKPSAAPEDVKGHELNYAIAKKKYEKCLKIAMQRSPQAAQTHNAQPLQNNSVKTVQPPKKSSPLLEMPQRSLPAITGTNIQQNTKDGLEYDEKEQEDKEIRSLINANARIRHLLINNSDHLITKVAALPFEIGRLITSFLGPNFLDIVIKRKETALVTPPEMSTRGFKRTLAKCIAISPDNSRILVSYNFLHAHEGNETLTIIYNTHGIPLCNLEHTQDQITSANFNANGTYIITTHEDNTPPCIWDSASGKLLYQLPEGDLSNNFFQEDVQKITDAIFSPNDEFIASLSDCKNVMQIWNVKNKKLLYILENTMNKNESPRDIDNISFSPDSQRINLIYTDEPSLPQTFDIATGTFQYGDIKHPNILSVLNCSTNERSSFNLSTEEIPEPPFLRGNIDHLSSTVTIRLIKPGGDANLHTFQLEKTSNVWGAQGISISPNNEYAVSRSGNTATLHTLSPLFPAVEAYTHVQPFITQAQELRDHAQSTPYFPLAQITAIHYGIARLKETIISKREDFELYIIKIYKHIKTEFARGQEEAQLQNRIKSTAGLEGMSLG comes from the coding sequence ATGAACCATACAATAACCTATGCAATCTTCGCTGCTTTATCAATAACATGTTCCATAAAGCCGTCTGCTGCACCCGAAGATGTAAAAGGACATGAATTGAACTATGCGATAGCAAAAAAAAAATATGAAAAATGCCTCAAAATTGCCATGCAAAGGTCACCCCAGGCTGCCCAAACGCATAATGCACAACCGCTACAAAACAATTCTGTAAAGACAGTTCAACCACCAAAAAAATCATCTCCGTTGCTCGAAATGCCTCAAAGATCTTTACCGGCTATAACAGGTACAAATATACAGCAAAATACAAAAGACGGCTTAGAATATGATGAAAAAGAACAAGAAGATAAAGAGATTCGCTCTCTCATTAATGCCAATGCTCGCATACGTCACTTGCTCATAAATAATAGCGATCACTTAATCACAAAGGTAGCTGCATTACCCTTTGAAATAGGAAGACTCATAACTTCTTTTTTAGGACCAAACTTTTTGGATATAGTCATAAAAAGAAAAGAAACCGCTCTTGTTACTCCTCCTGAAATGTCTACAAGAGGATTTAAAAGAACATTGGCAAAATGCATAGCCATTAGCCCTGACAATAGCAGGATTCTAGTATCATATAACTTTCTACATGCACACGAAGGTAACGAAACTCTTACGATCATATATAATACTCATGGAATACCACTCTGCAATCTCGAGCATACCCAAGATCAAATAACATCTGCCAATTTTAATGCCAACGGCACATATATCATTACAACACATGAAGATAATACTCCTCCATGTATATGGGATAGCGCCAGCGGAAAACTCCTTTATCAACTCCCTGAAGGTGATCTCTCAAACAACTTCTTTCAAGAAGATGTACAAAAAATAACTGATGCAATTTTTAGCCCTAATGATGAATTTATTGCTTCTCTATCAGATTGCAAAAACGTCATGCAAATTTGGAATGTAAAAAATAAAAAGTTGTTGTATATTCTTGAAAATACTATGAATAAGAATGAATCGCCTAGAGACATCGATAATATATCTTTCAGCCCCGATAGCCAACGCATTAATCTTATATACACAGACGAACCATCTCTTCCACAAACATTTGATATCGCTACTGGAACTTTTCAATATGGAGATATAAAACATCCTAATATTTTATCTGTATTGAATTGTAGCACCAACGAGCGATCTTCTTTTAATCTATCTACGGAAGAGATTCCTGAACCTCCGTTTCTCCGTGGAAATATAGACCATCTAAGTAGCACTGTGACAATACGTCTGATCAAACCTGGTGGTGATGCCAACCTGCACACTTTCCAACTGGAAAAAACCTCAAACGTTTGGGGTGCTCAAGGGATATCTATAAGTCCCAATAATGAGTATGCCGTTTCCAGATCTGGCAACACCGCTACATTACATACGCTCTCACCACTATTTCCGGCAGTGGAAGCATATACACATGTCCAACCCTTTATTACTCAAGCGCAAGAACTACGTGATCACGCACAAAGCACGCCCTATTTCCCCTTGGCGCAAATAACCGCAATACACTATGGTATCGCACGTTTGAAAGAAACAATCATTTCAAAAAGAGAAGATTTCGAACTGTACATCATAAAAATCTACAAACATATAAAAACTGAGTTTGCAAGGGGGCAAGAAGAAGCCCAATTACAAAATCGTATCAAAAGCACAGCCGGTTTAGAAGGCATGAGTCTGGGGTAA
- the rpsI gene encoding 30S ribosomal protein S9: MNKEKATKAVGVKKAGAPISHGVGRRKCSIARVWLRKGTGQVTVNGRTVENYFDTVFNRADAVVAFTVIGDATKYDADVNVIGGGVCSQAGAVRLGIARALVATDESYRKALRANDLLTVDSRQVERKKYGQPGARRKFQFVKR, from the coding sequence ATGAATAAAGAAAAAGCGACTAAAGCGGTGGGTGTTAAAAAGGCTGGAGCCCCTATTTCTCATGGCGTTGGACGCAGAAAATGCTCTATAGCGCGTGTATGGTTACGTAAGGGAACTGGGCAAGTGACGGTTAATGGAAGAACTGTTGAGAACTATTTTGATACTGTCTTTAACCGTGCTGATGCAGTAGTGGCATTTACGGTTATTGGAGATGCTACAAAATACGATGCAGACGTTAACGTAATTGGCGGTGGTGTGTGTTCACAAGCTGGCGCAGTGCGATTGGGTATTGCCCGTGCATTAGTTGCAACAGATGAATCATATCGCAAGGCACTTCGAGCAAATGATTTATTGACGGTTGATTCCCGCCAAGTTGAACGTAAAAAATACGGTCAGCCAGGTGCTCGTCGTAAATTCCAGTTCGTAAAACGATAA
- a CDS encoding nucleoside deaminase: MQNSISSPFGTEKDRYFMNKALGQARKAYALGEVPVGAVVVNSAGKIIARGYNKTESLHSQTGHAEIQALKKASKKIGNWRCQGLWVYVTLEPCPMCMHLLLLSRVSGVVFGAPSPVFGYRLDNATRLAVYQRDAMCIVDHGIEESAILLRSFFKQKRNECE, translated from the coding sequence ATGCAAAATAGTATAAGTAGTCCGTTTGGGACAGAAAAAGATCGTTATTTTATGAATAAAGCGTTGGGGCAAGCTCGTAAGGCATATGCCCTTGGTGAGGTTCCCGTTGGGGCTGTGGTAGTAAACAGCGCAGGGAAGATTATTGCGCGTGGCTATAATAAAACTGAATCTTTGCATTCTCAGACTGGGCACGCGGAAATTCAAGCCCTTAAAAAAGCGAGTAAAAAAATAGGTAATTGGCGTTGTCAGGGGTTGTGGGTGTATGTCACGCTTGAGCCATGCCCTATGTGTATGCATTTACTTCTATTGAGCCGTGTTTCGGGGGTAGTTTTTGGGGCACCCTCGCCAGTATTTGGGTATCGCCTTGACAATGCTACCCGTCTTGCGGTATACCAGAGAGACGCCATGTGTATTGTGGATCATGGTATTGAAGAATCAGCCATCTTGCTGCGAAGTTTTTTTAAACAAAAAAGGAATGAGTGTGAGTGA
- a CDS encoding RNA-binding protein, whose product MNIYVGNIAHAATEDQLRQLFEQYGEVTSVKLVKDKFTGSSRGFGFVEMGTEKDGDAAIAALDNNEFMGRTLRVNKARPREERPRTSGGGGERRYSGGGGGGGGRSFGGDRFGGDRGGSSRY is encoded by the coding sequence ATGAATATTTACGTCGGCAATATCGCACACGCTGCAACAGAAGATCAATTGAGACAGCTTTTCGAACAGTATGGCGAAGTGACATCTGTGAAATTAGTTAAAGATAAGTTTACTGGTTCTTCTCGTGGCTTTGGCTTCGTAGAAATGGGAACAGAAAAAGACGGCGATGCTGCTATTGCTGCTCTTGATAACAATGAATTTATGGGCCGTACGCTTCGCGTAAATAAAGCTCGTCCTCGTGAAGAGCGTCCACGCACAAGCGGTGGCGGTGGTGAGCGTCGTTACTCAGGTGGTGGCGGCGGTGGTGGTGGAAGATCTTTCGGTGGTGATCGCTTTGGCGGTGACCGCGGTGGTTCATCTCGCTACTAA